The Novipirellula aureliae sequence CAACTGTTCCTTGCCAATGGCGGAGCGGTTTCCTTCGAGTCTCATCCACTGATGCACACCCAGCCGGGCGGATTGATTGAAGTAGCAACCCCCGAGGTGCGTAGCCCTGAAGAACTTTTAGCCTGTCAACGTTCGATCGACCAATTGGTCGCAGACGCAACGGCCGATTCGGAAACAAGTTTTGACATACGAGTACTAAAAAACAGCTCCGATGCCCTCGGACACATCTACGGTTGCCAAGAAAACTACGAAGCGGTCGTGGCGAGTGGCATTTGGCTGGTCGTTTACCGAAGCTTCATTTTGTTGTTATGGATGATGCAGGTTGCCAGTCTTCTACTGTCACTTCCGCTGCTATGGGGCATGTTGACGATCAGCTACCTTTCTCGCATTTGGCAGCGAAAAGACCGAGTCCGTGATCGGGAATCGGAAGAGACGGTGGATTGGGACGCTGACGCCGATTTATCATACGAAAGCGGTCTTGATGCGACATTTGAGAGTGTTCCCCCTTGGTTGACATTGGCCTTTGTTCAGGTTCTCCGCCTGATTCATTTCCCCGCGGTGATCCTATTGCGGGTTGTCGCCAAGCACATCGCATTTCGCCCGCAACGACGCTATCTGATTGCCTACTTCGCTTCGCGTCCATCGATCTGTGGTGCTGGCAACTTGGACCACGCGGGACGTTTTCGATTGAGTGCCAAAGCGATGGCAATCGATTGCATCGCAGATATGGGCGGTTTTCGTGGTGAACGACCCGTTTTCGTATTCGGGCATTGGCTAAACCAGTTTTGTGCGAAATCGTTTATCTCGCTTTCTTCCACCGCTAAAATGTTTTCTCGTGTCCAACGACTACAGATCGGCCTGTCTGATTCGAACATGTCCGACCACGCGGAATATGTCAAGTTTGCGTCAACCTCTTTGTTACTTGACATGATCGAAGCGGGCGAGGTCAGCGAATTGCCTGTTTTGAAACAGAGTGTTGCATCGATCCATCGCATTGGTTCGGATTGGAACATGATATCGCGAGTGCCGACCAATCGTGGAGAGTTGTCGGCACTTGAGATCCAAAGAATGTACCTAGCTGCTGCTAAAGCGTTTGTTGCACAAACGCCAGTGCCTTGGCTGGGGGAATCGCTGACCGTGATCACTCGCTGGGAATCGCTCATCGACTGCGTCAACGCATTTCGCCATGACCAAGATCCTCAGCACCTCCTGCAATCTCACTCAGCCATTGGACGAATCGATTGGCTAACGAAGCACTGGGTGATGGAGAGTTTGGAAGCGGCCGAATCAGGCGAGGTATCGTGGAGCGACAAGAAAAAGATTGACTTGCGCTACCACGAATTGTCGCCCGATGGTTACTACTATCAACTCTTGGAAGCTCGACCCGATGTCATCCTCGTCGACCAAGATCTGGTACAGCGTAGGCGGCGAAGCCCACCCGCTGGATCGCCAGCGGCAAAGCGAGGGTGGATGATCCGCGAATTCTCAGGCTCCGAAGAAGCGATTCAAACCGAATGGACCCACGCCATGATCGGGCGCGGTCGCAAAAGAAGGCGGGTTAATTTTTGATTGATGGAATATTGTAGGGGCGTTGACGAAAGCGGCGTAGCGGATAAAACTATGTCGAAATTGCCAAACAGATTCAGGTTCCACGCGGCCGTGGCGGAACTGGCAGACGCGCTAGGTTGAGGGCCTAGTGGGAGTTAATCCCGTGGAGGTTCGAGTCCTCTCGGCCGCATCCCGTAAATTACGGGGTTTTCTAATCGCCCCAAAACTGCCTTTTTTGGCAGTTTTTCGACTTTGGGGACAAAATGGGGACAATGTTGAGGCTGCGTTTACTTCGCATTGCCTATCAACGCTTCTCCCCTTTCTTGCACTGCGATTGCCTTGGCTTTGGATCGCTGGCTCTTTCCGCATCCCCTGCGGACAATCCAAACCATGGCTTCCCTAGAACAAAGAAACGGCTTTTACCGCGTTGTCTTCCGCTATGGCGGACAGAAATTCTCTCGCTCTCTGAAAACAACCAATCAGCGAACAGCGCGGCTAACTTTTGACCAGCTCGAAGACAACCTTCGGCGATTGGAACTTGGCACCCTAATCTTGGAACCGGGTGCCGACGTTGCAGCAGTGCTGCTATCCTCGGGGGCGATCAGTAAGCAGCCCAAAGCGAGCGCCCGCATATTGTTCGGCGACATGCTTGATCGCTACATCGCAAGCATCCCCGAAACTTCCATCGAGCAAACGACCAGGGGCATGCTGGGCACTCACGTCAAACACCTGAAACGCTTGTTTGGTATTCGTTTCAAGCCTTCCGAGATAACCCTTGAGAAGCTGCAAGCCTACGTGAACAATCGCGCCGCTGAGAAAGGAATTCGAGGTCGAACGGTCAGCGCAGTGACAATCGGCAAGGAACTCACGACGCTAAAGACAGCATGGAGTTGGGCGGGTGAGTCGGGATTTGTTCATGCGGAACTGCCGAATCGATCTCGCCTCCGTATGCCAAAAACGGAGGAGAAACCGCCGTTCAAGACGTGGGTTGAGATTGAGCGGATTATCAACCGGGCTCAGTTAAGCGAATCGGAGGCTCGAGACTATTGGGACTGTGTCTATTTGAACCAGGAAGAGATCGCCGACTTGCTAACCGACATCGCTGCTTTCGAGGTCTATTCGTTTATCTTTCCGATGTTCGCGGCTGCTGCCTACACCGGGGCACGCCGCAGCGAACTGCTGCGTTCACAGATTGAAGACGTTGATCTTGAAACAGGGGTGTTCGTGATTCGGGAAAAGAAGAGAATCAAGGGCACACGGTCCACGCGTTCGGTCCCCATTTCGCCAAAGCTATCTGAGATTCTGACTACCTGGTTCGATCAGCATCCCGGCGGCAGAAACACCTTCTCGCTTACCGGCGAGCCCCTCTCGCCAGACCAAGCCCACGACTACTTCGTCCGTACACTGGAGAATTCCAAGTGGGACACCCTGCGTGGCTGGCATGTGCTGCGACATAGCTTCATCAGCAATTGTGCTTCCGCCGGCGTCGATCAGCGAATGATCGACGATTGGGTGGGCCACCAGACGGAGGCTATGCGCCGTCGCTATCGTCACCTGTTCCCCGCAAAACAGAAAGAAGCCTTGGCTGCCGTGTTTAGCTAGGGCAATCGTTTATTGCCATTTATCGCCACACCTGGTATTCTTGAGGAGAACCATGATTCAGGAGAATTCCCCTATGTCCAGCTCGCTTAATCTCTCGCTCACAGACGAACTTCGAGCCTTCGTGAACCAGAATTCTGGTGACGGCACCCTGTATGCGACGCCGAGCGAATATGTCCGAGACTTACTAAGGCAACAGAAAGCCCGTCAGGAAGCCGCATCAGCTCGTGACGCCATCATCGAAGGCTACCAGGATGCAATCGAAGGCCGAACCTTCGAGTTCAAGGGCGACTTGCAGAGCTTGCTGAAGAAGGTCAAGAAGTGAGCAAACGCAAACCAACCACGGTTCGCGTTCACCTCACCGAGCGTGCGCTTCGAGACATTGCCCAGATCGAACAGTATTCGATTGAGCAATTCGGCAAGGCGACTGCCAAGCGGTATCTCAGCGACCTAGAAGCAGCGATTCATCGTCTCGCTGAACATCCTGGATTGTTGACTCAGACGACCGATTTCCATCCGTCGCTGCATTTCTACCGCTCTGGTCGTCACGTGCTGGTCTGCGACAGGCAAGCGGACGGCATTGTCATTCTGACACTGCTGCACGCAACGATGGACATTCCCGAGCGTCTCAGCGAACTCGAACCGACGCTGCGAGCGGAGACGGAATTGCTGAACCGAAAACTCCAGCAAGCGAAGAAGAGTTCCGACTAACGGGCACCCCTCACTGAATCGGAAGCAAACCCTCGTTTCGGATTCGATCAAGTTCCTCGTGCGAGATGATCCACTCTTTCGCACGGCCTCGCCCACACGCCCGCTTCTCTGCGAGAACGCGACGAAGCCGACACCACTCGCGAACCGTGAACTCCGCCCGCTGGAGCATCTTCGCTACCTCGGCGGTCGTGTAGTATTCTTTTGCTTGCTCTTGCTCAATCAGTGTTGACAATAGAATCTCAATACGGTCGAGACGGGTTGATAGTTCTGTCTCACTCACAGTTGTTCCTTCCGGCTTGCGTAACAAGTAATTCCTCTTTCTGAACAGTCTAATCTCTGTACCCAAATCACCCTAGAATTTGGCCCGCCATACGGCACCACCTGAGCGGTTTCTCGCGACAGTATTTCCCCTTTTTACGACGCTTATGAAACCCTTCTTCGGTGACACGTTGGTCACCGCCGCCAGCCGCCATTCTTTCTCGTTTTGTAATGCCGGCTGATTAAGTGGAAATGGATTTGGTATTCCCTCCCGACTTTCGTCGCAATCAACGCTCGCGCCAGACAGAGTCTGTCACTCGCCTTGACCCCGCTCCCACGGTCTCCACGCTTACCAAACCCAAAGAACATCATTTTGTTTTTGTATCCAAATGGCCTTGAACGCTTGTGAAAGGCCATTCGGAAGCAAAAACATGCCTCGGAGCGGCACCTAACAACACCGGGCAAAACGCTCGACAATTGGAGATAAACCATGATCAATCAGAAACCAACAAATGCAAAAATGCCCTTACCCATCATCCTTTCTAAATTCCCGATAGGTCGCTTATGCGCTACGCCAGGGGCTGAGAAAACCTTGGAGGACTACGAATTACATGAAATGGTGCAGCGTCACGCCTCGTGTGATTGGGGCGACTGCTGCGAGCATGACCGCCAAGCAAATAACAACGCCCTACTTACCGGCGCTCGCCTGTTTTCGGTTTACCGAAACAGATCGGGCGAAAAGATCTGGGTCATCACGGAAGCCGACCGCCGCTCGACAACTGTCTTGCTCCCTTCGGAGTACTAAGCACCGAAGCCGAAGCCGGCAGTAACACCGGCTTCGGCTTTCCAAAATTTTTGCGCTACGTTCCGTAGCGAATTTACTCGCCCTGCTGCTTCGAGAATATCCAAGTATGGGCTTGATCACTGACCTTGGATATCAGCGGCAAATCATCTCTTCCAAACCGGGATGATTCAACCCAGCTCTCCCCATTCTTGAATAGCCGCGTCAAGGTTGTCGTATACTTCACTCCATGCTTTGTTTGGTTCTCCCAAATGGTCGCCTTGATCAATCCCATCCGAAATTCTTTCACAGGTGGCTTGCTCATTATTATCTTCCTCATCGGTATCAAGTAAGAATGCCGGCAGCTGACCAACTGCCGGTGGGTGCAACATCCCGCACCAAGGGCAACACAGCGGCTGGAACGGCGCGAACCAGACGCTTGCACATTTCTCGCAGTCCGCACGAAACCATTCAGCTGTCATCGCTTACCCGGCAACATTGCCAACCGCGTGCGGGCCGATCCGCAAACAGCTCCAAATACGGGCCAGGGCTTACCGTCTCAATCAACTCTCGGACTTTGCTTGGCTTTCCGCCATGGCGAGGCCGGTTTGCCTGAATCCAACTATGAATCGACTTATCCAAGAACGGGCAGTCTCCACGAACGCCTAGCATCAACAGCTCATGAGCCCGCCGCCAATACTCGCCTGGTCCCCTTTTGGGTTTCACCCAAATAAAGATGTCACGAGGCTCAAACCCCCATGCCCGGAGAATGCTCTCAGCATGGTTTGATTGCTCGTGAGATGTCCATAAATGACAATGGGACTGCTCAGCGGCAATCGACTCAATTTCCAATTGACGCAGTTTTTCTAGGGGCATGGCGTTCCCAGATCCATGATCGAGAGATGCATAAATACATCCGAACTTGATGCCCGCCTCAACCAACTCTGGCCACTGCAAAAGCCCGCTATCTGTTTGCTCTGGCTGTCCCCCGGTTGCAGCACTCTCCTTTCGCGCTTTCAGGGTCCTGGCATAGCGGAGTGCCTCTGCCGTCGTGAGTTCCACCTGATGCACGGTAAACTGCGCCACAAAGTCATCAAATAGCTTTGCGGGCACGCGGGCCAATAGCTGCCACCGAGAAGACTGATCCTTGGAAATACCAAGGTCAGTTAATCGCAATCGATCGTCTTGTTCGTCACTGCGACGATCACCACCATGCAGCTTCATCTCAGCAAGCATCTCACCTGCTTTGCGTTCCGCACGCAGTTTCAGCTCTGCTGCTTTGTTCTGCATTTCCAGACCAAGCCCAGCGCTCTCGACATACTTGCGCACTGCCTCCGCTTTATCACGGATCTCTTTGATGTCTTCGACGGACTCGATCTCCGATAGCGCCCGTTGGACTTCGGACAATGCTAGAAGCTCGCCCGATGAATCCTTCACTACATCACTCTTGTCCATACCAGACTCTATGACGAGTTCTCCTTGCTTGAGGTCTACGTCCGCTCGGGGAGTTGTTCCACCTGACTCACTCTTGCTAAAAATTCCCATCAGCACCCTTTCATGTTGGAGGTATGTCACACCGACGACAAATACCGGTGCGACATCACCATTAAAGACTGCTATCTGAAAACAACCTAAAAAATGGAACTCTCCCCGGCACCTCAATTTCAAGGACGATGCTCTCCGACTTTGTTTTCTTCGAGACAAACACCCTCATGGATTCCAACACCTTGGCTTCTGCAATGGGGATCTGCTTTTCGTGTGGTGGGACCTTTTCCTCGGGTGGTGCAGGAGCCAGTCGGGTTCGTTGTTTCCGCTTCGCGGAAAACAACTGTCAAGGGTTCCCGCGTTGCGGGAAACCCTCGCCACCCTCTGCCATGCCGCTCCCCCGGCGGCAAGGTCCGCTTCGCTTCGCTGCGCTCTCCACCTTGCCTCCGTGCTCGACGGCATGGCAGCTGTCTCCTGCACCACCCGAGGAAAAGGTCACGTGCGTTTTGTCAAATTACAACAAAGGAAAGAAATCATGTTCAAGTCAAGAACCAATGAAACAACAATCAGCGACAATGCAAAGAAGTATGATCCATACGATCAACGAACTTACGGCAACGTCTGGACCAGGGTTTGGAAGAACCACGATCGCCGCGGCCAGGCCTATCTCACTTTCAGCCAGCATCGACTCTATGAACAAGATGGAGTGCAGGGAGTCGCCAAAAGCTTCCGCACAGAAGACTTTGAAGATGTGATTCGGGGCGCTCAATGGGTTGCTGGTGTAGTCGCCACTTTGTCAGCCAACAGTGAGCCAAGACAGCCACAGCGAAGAACTCAGAATGTGAGGCCATTACCAGAACGACAAGCGAACTAGAACCAAAAACGGAGGAGCTGCCAGCCCTCCGTTTTTGGCCTCCAAACGCACTGCGCTTCGCTGCGTCCTCTTTTCTGACCGCATCCTATTCCCGACCGCTGTAGCGGTCAGGAGATAGGATGCGATGCATTGCCCCACGGCTGGCGCCGTGGCCCTCTTTCTGCCGCTCCGGTTGGGATTCCCCAGTGCATAGCACTTGGGAGATCCCGCCCTACGGGCTTATGGCGTGCTGAACGCACGCTGGCCTGAACGGCCATGTCGCGGATCCGCTTGGGCGGATGCCGCTGCGACCTGAACGGTCGCTCGCCCCGCTAGGTCGCGGGGCTCTGTGCCCAACCCGGCTGGGGCCGGGTGTGGGCACTTTGCGAGTCCTGAACGGACTCGCAGCATGTTTCGCCCCACGGCTGGCGCCGCGGTCCTCTTTCTGCCGCTTCGGTCGGGATTCCCCAGTGCATAGCACTTGGGAGATCCCGCCCTACGGGCTTATGGCGTGCTGAACGCACGCTGGCCTGAACGGCCATGTCGCGGATCCGCTTGGGCGGATGCCGCTGCGACCTGAACGGTCGCTCGCTCCGCTAGGCCGCGGGGCTCTGTGCCCAACCCGGCTAGGGCCGGGTGTGGGCACTTTGCGAGTCCTGAACGGACTCGCCTTCCGGGCGGGTGTGAACACCCGCCCTCGCTCCCTCACTGCACGCTTGAAACGGCACCACGACCTCAGACCCCAAGGGCCGCCCGACCTGCCGTCCGCATCGACCTAAGTACACCATCGACAAGCACTTGCTACCTCAATCCTGTCCAAGGTGTCGACTCATAGAATCCCTCGCCACCTTATAATGCCGATCATTTCTGATTGCCGATTGAAATTCATCTCCGTTTTAATCATCCTCTTTGATGGATACCAATACCGTGACAGCACTTACGACACGCGACAGAGAAGTCATTCTTGCACTCTGCACCAAAGTTAGACTGTTTACTTTGGACCAGATTGCGAGCACATGGTGGTCTGAATCACGTAGTTCCCGCCAAACTGCCCAGCGTCGTTTAGCCAAGCTCGCAGAAGGCGAACTTGTTCATCGACAACGACTCGCCGTATCCCCTTTGCCGAAGCTTGACACCCCAGTGATTGCTTGGTCTCCAGGAGATATGGATCCTGATTTTGGAGCTGCCGCTTGGATATTGCAGAGTCGTTGGAAGGAAGGATCGAAAACGACCACCGTCTATACCGCAACGAAGAAAGCAACTCGTCTGTTCGGCGGAAAATCACATAAAAAACTAAAATCAACACCACAAGCAACCCACGATCTCGGCGTTAGCCAAATATACTTAGGTCTTCTTCAAACTAACAGCGAGAATGCAAAACGCTGGATCGGAGAAGATATTCTTGCACCCTACCGAATTCGCCAAAAACTTCCCGATGCTGTCATCGCCGATGCCCCAAACACCAATCCCGACCTGGTTCTCGAATTTGGTGGATCCTACAACAGACCGCGCGTGCAAGCTTTCCACAAAGACTGCAAGGACCGTAATCTGCCTTATGAATTGTGGTGAGGCAAAATGACCAAACATCGACGCATCGCGCGGGGCAGGATCAACGACCGTGATTACAAAATCATTGAGCACATTAGCCGCTACCGATTGACCACCCGCGAGGTCCTGCATCGACTATTCTTCGACGACTCCGATATCAACGCGGTCTCGAAAGTAACATCGCGTCTCGAAGCAGACCAATTCGTCAAGTCCCACTCGCTTGACGGATCCGCGAAATACATCAACCTTGGCGTCAATGCTTGCAAGCTTCTGGGGGAATCTAGCAAGCACGCAAAGCCACTTGGAACGCAGGCGCTTGTTCATTGGTACGGAAAGCTGCTGTTCTGTTGCGGCCAACTTCCAACGCGAGAGTTGTTCCGAATCAGGGATCTAAAAAAGAAGCAACCCGACCTTCTCATTCCCGGCTTCTCCCACAATGCGTACTACCTCCACACAGACGTAAATCCGCAACGGAAATCACTTGGGTTTATTCGAGTAGATCATGGCCGAGATGTGTCTTCACTGCTCACGCAGTGCCAAGCAGAGGTCCATGGACGAACCGAGCATCCATTCTGGCATTCTATTGTCGAGAGACGCCAATTCGTCGTTACAGTTGTCACAGCCTTCGAGCAAAAGGCTGAGTTAATAAGTGCCAAAGCCAAGGAGCGTAACTTGCCGTTTCCAATTCGTGTTGAGGCTTTCGAGAAACTAGCTTCACTGTTGGGAGGCCCAGCCAACTAACATTGGCAGGTTCAGCAATGGCATCGACTTCAAAGCTTCATTGGGGTATTCCGATTAGTGAATACACGTCGCGAGAGAATCCCACTCGCTACGATGCGATTCCACCTCACGATGATGTTGAATTGGAAATCCCAGTATTCCATGAAGATAAATTAGCGGACGCGGAATTCCTTGGTTACTACCATGGAAAGTTCCTGTTGCTTCCTGTAGTCGCTGTTCTCTGCGTTCTACCGCTACTCTTCAACAACCTCGTAATTGCTGAATTGACGATTGCCATTTCCCTTTTCGTAATCGTTTGGACTATATCGCGTCCACAGAAACGATATTGGCACTATCTATCATTTCCCGCTGCGTTGCTGTTCTTTGCGCTTGCGTACTGGCTCGAAAGCCCAATGTTCTTACTCGTAAGTGCGATCGCGTGTTCGATGTGGGTCGCTGACGTTTTCGCCACACAAGTCGTCTACTTCCAGACGATGAGTCCAACGTCAAGACATCAGGCAGCACACGTGCGATCTCGGTGGCGCCAACGCTTCAACCCCCGCGTTTTAGTCATACAACACGAGTATTACTATCTCTGGTTTCTATACCTGACTGCACTACTCGTTATCGCTGGTTATTGGACGAATGGTTATTCCAAATCTGGAACGTACATTGGGGGCGTTTTACTTGTCGCCGTTCTAGTCGTCACGTGCTTGGCAAGCCTCACCGTCATCGTCGCTGAGATTGTTTCATGTCGATGGTTTAAGCGGCGATGGGTCAGTCCGCTCGCAGTGTACCGTGGACTGAAAAAAGCATGGTCACAATGGCTGCTTTACAACTGGCAAATGCGTCCCGCAGTGGGGATTTTTCGACCCCATGTAGGGCAATGGAATCATCGTCACCGTCTGTTCCTATTTATGGCGACCATCTCCGTTGCAGCAGCTAGTTCAATTGCATTTTGGACAGTTCCTTCTTGGGGTGATTCATTTCAACCTAAATCCTATCGACCGTCTCCCGAAATCAAACTGGAACCTTACCAGCTTCAAATGCTCACTCGCTTGTCCGAACCAGAACGCGAGAAATGGGAACAAAGACTACTCGGTGACTCAGCGAATACGTCGGGAAACGCCACGCCAATCAGCGACGATTGGCATTACTCGGTTATCGGTCCCCTCCTTCTTAACGCCCTCTTCGCCGTTGCTGCTGGACTGATACTAACGTTTTTACCGTCGCTCATCCTGGTCTCCAGACTTGCGGGTCGGTATTCCCCGCAAATGATGTGGATGAAACCAACCCGCTTTCTTAATGCTACCGTTTG is a genomic window containing:
- a CDS encoding ribbon-helix-helix domain-containing protein, whose protein sequence is MSSSLNLSLTDELRAFVNQNSGDGTLYATPSEYVRDLLRQQKARQEAASARDAIIEGYQDAIEGRTFEFKGDLQSLLKKVKK
- a CDS encoding type II toxin-antitoxin system RelE/ParE family toxin, giving the protein MSKRKPTTVRVHLTERALRDIAQIEQYSIEQFGKATAKRYLSDLEAAIHRLAEHPGLLTQTTDFHPSLHFYRSGRHVLVCDRQADGIVILTLLHATMDIPERLSELEPTLRAETELLNRKLQQAKKSSD
- a CDS encoding MT-A70 family methyltransferase, whose translation is MGIFSKSESGGTTPRADVDLKQGELVIESGMDKSDVVKDSSGELLALSEVQRALSEIESVEDIKEIRDKAEAVRKYVESAGLGLEMQNKAAELKLRAERKAGEMLAEMKLHGGDRRSDEQDDRLRLTDLGISKDQSSRWQLLARVPAKLFDDFVAQFTVHQVELTTAEALRYARTLKARKESAATGGQPEQTDSGLLQWPELVEAGIKFGCIYASLDHGSGNAMPLEKLRQLEIESIAAEQSHCHLWTSHEQSNHAESILRAWGFEPRDIFIWVKPKRGPGEYWRRAHELLMLGVRGDCPFLDKSIHSWIQANRPRHGGKPSKVRELIETVSPGPYLELFADRPARGWQCCRVSDDS
- a CDS encoding helix-turn-helix domain-containing protein, whose amino-acid sequence is MSETELSTRLDRIEILLSTLIEQEQAKEYYTTAEVAKMLQRAEFTVREWCRLRRVLAEKRACGRGRAKEWIISHEELDRIRNEGLLPIQ
- a CDS encoding proteasome accessory factor PafA2 family protein, with translation MRTRPLVTRLMGMETEYATLCADPQKIDSDELPPSGFVYDQICEAIRRDQPTAKGLFDNEQLFLANGGAVSFESHPLMHTQPGGLIEVATPEVRSPEELLACQRSIDQLVADATADSETSFDIRVLKNSSDALGHIYGCQENYEAVVASGIWLVVYRSFILLLWMMQVASLLLSLPLLWGMLTISYLSRIWQRKDRVRDRESEETVDWDADADLSYESGLDATFESVPPWLTLAFVQVLRLIHFPAVILLRVVAKHIAFRPQRRYLIAYFASRPSICGAGNLDHAGRFRLSAKAMAIDCIADMGGFRGERPVFVFGHWLNQFCAKSFISLSSTAKMFSRVQRLQIGLSDSNMSDHAEYVKFASTSLLLDMIEAGEVSELPVLKQSVASIHRIGSDWNMISRVPTNRGELSALEIQRMYLAAAKAFVAQTPVPWLGESLTVITRWESLIDCVNAFRHDQDPQHLLQSHSAIGRIDWLTKHWVMESLEAAESGEVSWSDKKKIDLRYHELSPDGYYYQLLEARPDVILVDQDLVQRRRRSPPAGSPAAKRGWMIREFSGSEEAIQTEWTHAMIGRGRKRRRVNF
- a CDS encoding tyrosine-type recombinase/integrase, coding for MASLEQRNGFYRVVFRYGGQKFSRSLKTTNQRTARLTFDQLEDNLRRLELGTLILEPGADVAAVLLSSGAISKQPKASARILFGDMLDRYIASIPETSIEQTTRGMLGTHVKHLKRLFGIRFKPSEITLEKLQAYVNNRAAEKGIRGRTVSAVTIGKELTTLKTAWSWAGESGFVHAELPNRSRLRMPKTEEKPPFKTWVEIERIINRAQLSESEARDYWDCVYLNQEEIADLLTDIAAFEVYSFIFPMFAAAAYTGARRSELLRSQIEDVDLETGVFVIREKKRIKGTRSTRSVPISPKLSEILTTWFDQHPGGRNTFSLTGEPLSPDQAHDYFVRTLENSKWDTLRGWHVLRHSFISNCASAGVDQRMIDDWVGHQTEAMRRRYRHLFPAKQKEALAAVFS